CGACGTCTGCTGGCCGGTCTTCAGCACCGGTGTGGCAAACGGAACAGCGACGAGCTCCGGGAGTTAACATAACGTTTGGCGTATGGCTGATCAGCAGGCGAACTTGTTCGGGGATATTGCCCCTGTGAGTGGAGAACCGACCGAACCGCAGCCCACCGATTCCTACGACGCCGCCGACGGCCCCGAGCAGCAGCGCGACTGGAACCTCGCCGACGTGACCGCCACCGGCGGTCTGCGCATCGAGGAGGCGGACGACGACGACCCGATCCTCATAGGCGCCGACGGCGTGCCGGTGGACACCTGGCGCCAGGACTACCCGTACCGCGAGCGCCTGGACCGTCTCGTGTACGAGCACGACAAGCGTCTCCTGCAGATCGAGCTCCTGAAGCTCCAGAACTGGATCAAGGACACCGGCGGCCGCCTGGTGATCCTGTTCGAGGGCCGGGACGCCGCGGGCAAGGGCGGCACCATCAAGCGCTTCACCGAGCACCTCAACCCGCGCGGCGCGAGGGTCGTCGCCCTGGAGAAGCCCACCGAGCGCGAGCGCACCCAGTGGTACTTCCAGCGCTACGTGACCCACCTGCCGGCGGCCGGCGAGATCGTGATGTTCGACCGCTCCTGGTACAACCGCGCCGGCGTCGAGCGCGTCATGGGCTTCTGCGACCCGGCCGAGTACCTGGAGTTCATGCGCCAGGCGCCGGAGTTCGAGCGGATGCTGGTCCGCGACGGCATCACGCTGGTGAAGTTCTGGTTCTCCGTCTCGCAGGCCGAGCAGCGCACCCGGTTCCTGATCCGCCAGGTCGACCCGGTCCGCCAGTGGAAGCTGAGCCCGATGGACCTGGCCTCGCTGGAGCGCTGGCAGCAGTACACCGACGCGAAGGAGGCG
The sequence above is a segment of the Catenulispora sp. EB89 genome. Coding sequences within it:
- the ppk2 gene encoding polyphosphate kinase 2, translated to MTATGGLRIEEADDDDPILIGADGVPVDTWRQDYPYRERLDRLVYEHDKRLLQIELLKLQNWIKDTGGRLVILFEGRDAAGKGGTIKRFTEHLNPRGARVVALEKPTERERTQWYFQRYVTHLPAAGEIVMFDRSWYNRAGVERVMGFCDPAEYLEFMRQAPEFERMLVRDGITLVKFWFSVSQAEQRTRFLIRQVDPVRQWKLSPMDLASLERWQQYTDAKEAMFFYTDTADAPWTVIKSNDKKRARLAAMQHVLSLFPYANKDTEIAQTPDPQILGSAALLSERSDADPHRVLPRLSKA